Proteins encoded by one window of Blautia faecicola:
- a CDS encoding LysR family transcriptional regulator codes for MELRELQFFVVSVDAGSLSRAAQILYTTQPHVSKTIKKLERTLGYQLLERSKKGVELTKEGEKVYDQARKMLSSMEEIQRIHTETRESTIRIASMPSSLLSEEFATFLAEHPELRAVYYEEALEKIIHHICHRQVEVGFVFISKMQRQAFERMIQKRKMTFTPLKEKDMALYVGPNHPYYEKEYVTKEELRNLRYVQHEEDQISLLHTSGHLQEDLIDGRDFQQIVTVNSSSLMQELLRETDLANLSCDLQKEKERDSRIRTIPIRKSHAKVCFGYLHRQDCQLRSYTETYLKRLQEKLK; via the coding sequence ATGGAATTAAGAGAATTACAGTTCTTCGTTGTGAGTGTGGATGCAGGAAGTTTGAGTCGGGCTGCGCAGATTTTGTATACGACGCAGCCGCATGTAAGTAAAACAATCAAAAAGCTGGAGAGAACACTTGGGTATCAGCTTCTCGAGCGAAGTAAAAAAGGTGTGGAGCTTACGAAAGAGGGAGAAAAAGTATACGATCAGGCGAGAAAAATGTTAAGCTCTATGGAAGAGATCCAGAGGATCCATACGGAGACACGTGAGAGCACGATCCGTATCGCATCCATGCCAAGCAGTCTTCTGAGCGAAGAATTTGCCACGTTTCTTGCCGAACATCCGGAACTGCGAGCCGTCTATTATGAGGAAGCACTTGAAAAGATCATTCATCATATCTGCCACCGGCAGGTGGAGGTCGGCTTTGTGTTTATCTCCAAGATGCAGCGGCAGGCGTTTGAGCGGATGATACAGAAGAGAAAGATGACGTTCACACCGTTAAAAGAAAAAGATATGGCATTGTATGTGGGACCGAATCACCCGTATTATGAAAAGGAGTATGTGACAAAAGAAGAACTGCGAAATCTTCGCTATGTACAGCATGAGGAAGATCAGATTTCTCTGCTTCATACCTCAGGACATCTGCAGGAAGATCTGATCGACGGCAGAGACTTTCAGCAGATCGTCACGGTAAACAGCAGTTCACTGATGCAGGAACTTTTGAGAGAGACAGATCTTGCCAATCTCAGCTGTGATCTGCAAAAGGAGAAAGAGAGGGACAGCCGGATCCGGACCATTCCGATCCGGAAAAGTCATGCGAAAGTCTGCTTCGGTTATCTGCACCGACAGGACTGCCAGCTCAGGAGCTACACGGAAACATATCTGAAACGATTGCAGGAAAAACTGAAATAA
- a CDS encoding MATE family efflux transporter, which produces MKENKSNSLIEGNIGKAILFFVLPLIVGSLIQQLYVTVDAIIVGRFAGKVGLAAIDSINTLFKFPINFMNGLAAGATIIISRYFGAKAIEHLHRSIRTAVTIAFVLGIISSFGGVLLAPQLLKLMRVPADIYRDTLIYCTIYFGGLWSLILYNMAAGILRAFGDSKRPLYVLLVSSCINILGDLLLVGVLHLGVGGAAAATVAAQIVSVVLTFLFLAREEHLRGKVHVWHLHFGREHMAMMIRTGFPLALQSMLFPIANSIVQASVNTMGTDSIAAWSICDKLNMLIWLLADSMGPAMTTYVAQNLGAGQKERVKKGAVIGTGISVLAVGVVSLFLFFASGWVGPWFIDKKDAQLLIPLVVKYMQMMAPFYLFYAIAEALSGASCGLGETVAPMITTLLSICLFRVCSIWVILPKFETMECIIWIYIASWIVAGLSFIGLFWYKSRRKLQEDR; this is translated from the coding sequence GTGAAAGAAAATAAGAGTAACAGTCTGATTGAAGGAAACATTGGGAAAGCAATTTTATTCTTTGTGCTGCCTCTGATCGTGGGAAGCCTGATCCAGCAGCTGTATGTGACGGTGGATGCAATCATTGTAGGACGGTTTGCAGGAAAAGTGGGATTGGCAGCGATCGATTCGATCAATACGCTGTTTAAGTTCCCGATCAACTTTATGAATGGTCTGGCGGCAGGAGCAACGATTATTATTTCCAGGTATTTCGGAGCGAAAGCTATAGAGCATCTGCATCGTTCGATCCGTACGGCGGTCACGATCGCATTTGTCCTGGGAATCATCAGTTCTTTCGGAGGCGTACTGCTTGCTCCGCAACTGCTGAAACTGATGCGTGTTCCGGCGGATATCTACAGGGATACGCTGATATACTGCACGATTTATTTCGGTGGTCTGTGGTCCCTGATCCTTTATAATATGGCAGCGGGGATCCTGCGTGCCTTCGGGGATTCGAAACGTCCGCTGTATGTACTGCTTGTGAGCAGCTGCATCAATATTTTAGGTGATCTTCTTTTGGTAGGTGTTCTGCACCTGGGAGTAGGCGGTGCGGCTGCTGCCACGGTTGCGGCACAGATCGTCAGCGTGGTTCTGACCTTTCTGTTCCTTGCGAGAGAAGAACATCTTCGCGGAAAAGTGCATGTCTGGCATCTGCATTTTGGCAGAGAGCATATGGCGATGATGATCCGTACCGGATTTCCGCTTGCCCTGCAGTCCATGCTGTTTCCAATCGCAAATTCCATCGTACAGGCGAGTGTCAATACGATGGGAACCGACAGCATTGCAGCCTGGAGTATCTGTGACAAGCTGAACATGCTGATCTGGCTGCTCGCCGACTCCATGGGACCGGCGATGACGACTTATGTTGCACAGAACCTTGGTGCCGGACAGAAAGAAAGAGTCAAAAAGGGAGCGGTGATCGGAACCGGAATCTCCGTACTTGCGGTGGGAGTCGTCAGCCTGTTTCTGTTTTTTGCCTCTGGATGGGTCGGTCCGTGGTTTATTGATAAAAAAGATGCTCAACTTTTAATTCCACTTGTGGTAAAATATATGCAGATGATGGCGCCGTTTTATCTATTTTATGCGATTGCGGAAGCATTATCCGGTGCAAGCTGCGGTTTAGGGGAGACCGTTGCACCGATGATTACGACGCTTCTCAGTATCTGTCTGTTCCGGGTATGCAGTATCTGGGTGATCCTTCCGAAGTTTGAGACGATGGAATGTATCATCTGGATCTACATTGCTTCCTGGATCGTGGCAGGTCTGTCTTTTATCGGATTATTCTGGTATAAGAGCAGAAGAAAATTACAGGAAGACAGGTAA
- a CDS encoding ABC transporter ATP-binding protein, which produces MSESKEVILEAKHVTRRFRTTDGRTLLANNDVNLKFYKGETLGLVGESGCGKSTFMKFLVSLDIPSEGEILYRGKDITKLKGEKLRQNRQHIQMVFQDPTASFNPKMKIRDIICEPLLNFGRIKKSEKEENCRRLLELVELPAEFSDRYPHNMSGGQRQRVAIARALALEPEVIIMDEATSALDVSVQKTIIELITKLQREKNITIGFICHDIALIEQCAHQIAVMYLGNVVEVLPGGQLSKDAVHPYTRALMGSVFDINMDFSKPIENLEGEAPSPLELPEGCPFQGRCTKCMAICKKEAPQMVSLTPDHQVACHLYTKNMQK; this is translated from the coding sequence ATGTCTGAATCAAAAGAAGTAATCCTGGAAGCAAAACATGTGACCCGGCGTTTTCGTACGACAGACGGACGGACACTGCTTGCCAACAACGATGTCAATCTGAAGTTTTATAAAGGAGAGACACTGGGACTGGTAGGAGAGTCCGGCTGTGGAAAAAGTACGTTTATGAAATTTCTGGTATCTCTCGATATCCCTTCCGAGGGTGAGATCCTGTACCGTGGAAAAGATATCACAAAATTAAAGGGAGAAAAACTGCGTCAGAACCGCCAGCATATTCAGATGGTTTTTCAGGATCCGACCGCATCCTTTAATCCGAAAATGAAGATCCGTGATATCATATGCGAACCGTTACTGAACTTCGGGAGAATCAAAAAATCCGAAAAAGAAGAAAACTGTCGCAGACTTCTGGAGCTGGTAGAACTGCCGGCAGAATTTTCGGATCGTTATCCACATAATATGAGCGGCGGTCAGAGACAGCGTGTGGCGATCGCCCGTGCCCTGGCTCTGGAACCGGAAGTGATCATCATGGATGAAGCAACCTCCGCACTGGATGTATCGGTGCAGAAGACGATCATCGAGCTGATCACGAAATTACAGAGAGAAAAGAATATTACGATCGGATTTATCTGTCATGATATTGCGCTGATCGAGCAGTGTGCCCATCAGATCGCAGTCATGTATCTGGGAAATGTGGTGGAAGTACTTCCGGGCGGACAGCTTTCCAAAGATGCTGTGCATCCGTATACGAGAGCACTGATGGGGTCTGTCTTCGATATTAACATGGATTTTTCCAAACCGATCGAGAACCTGGAAGGAGAAGCGCCAAGCCCGCTGGAGCTGCCGGAAGGCTGCCCGTTCCAGGGACGATGCACCAAATGCATGGCGATCTGCAAAAAAGAAGCTCCGCAAATGGTCAGCCTTACACCGGATCATCAGGTCGCCTGTCATCTGTATACAAAAAATATGCAGAAATAA
- a CDS encoding ABC transporter ATP-binding protein, whose amino-acid sequence MVNMLQLKNVTVSYKNVPTVQDFNLDMKQGQIVSLVGESGSGKTTVIRAVLGLLAGGGVVSGGSITFEGKDLLSYNREEWRNLRGSEISMIFQDSGAMMNPTRKVGDVFVEYLRTHEKISKKDAWAKGCGMLEKMNLPSPDNVMKSYPFQLSGGMRQRVGIAMGMSYQPKLLLADEPTSALDVTTQAQIVRQMMELRDDYGTSIIVVTHNLGIAAYMSDYIVVMKDGKMEDQGTREYILHETRNAYTRSLLGAVPSVGGERYV is encoded by the coding sequence ATGGTAAATATGTTACAGTTGAAAAATGTGACCGTTTCCTATAAGAATGTACCTACCGTGCAGGATTTTAACCTGGATATGAAACAGGGACAGATCGTATCACTGGTAGGTGAATCGGGAAGCGGAAAGACTACCGTGATCCGTGCCGTTCTTGGACTTCTGGCAGGAGGCGGAGTGGTTTCCGGGGGAAGCATTACGTTTGAGGGAAAGGATCTGCTTTCCTATAACCGCGAAGAGTGGAGAAACCTGCGCGGCAGTGAGATCTCCATGATCTTTCAGGACAGCGGTGCGATGATGAACCCGACAAGAAAGGTTGGAGATGTATTTGTGGAATATCTGCGCACCCATGAAAAAATCTCGAAAAAAGATGCCTGGGCAAAAGGCTGTGGGATGCTGGAAAAAATGAATCTTCCAAGCCCGGATAACGTGATGAAATCCTATCCGTTCCAGCTTTCCGGCGGTATGCGCCAGCGTGTGGGAATCGCGATGGGCATGTCCTATCAGCCGAAACTGCTGCTTGCGGACGAACCGACCTCCGCACTGGATGTGACAACACAGGCACAGATCGTGCGCCAGATGATGGAACTGCGCGATGATTACGGAACCAGTATCATCGTGGTGACGCATAACCTCGGAATCGCAGCGTATATGTCTGATTATATCGTGGTTATGAAAGATGGAAAAATGGAAGATCAGGGAACGAGAGAATATATTCTGCATGAGACCCGGAATGCATATACCAGAAGTCTTCTGGGTGCCGTTCCTTCCGTGGGAGGTGAGAGATATGTCTGA
- the nikC gene encoding nickel transporter permease — MKKKNFFAQYKQFTFFLILAVVIILIAVFAPVVSGGVDPLKGSLDEALLAPSKAHIFGTDKMGRDIFARVIYGARASLTATFGVVALIFFIGTTLGVIAGYFGGIVDSIIMRIADMMLSFPGLVLALAVAGIMGASMKNAIVAVVVVNWTKYARLGRSLVLKIRHCDYVEAAIVTGSKTPYMILRYMLPNALPTLIITAATDIGGMMLELAAMSFLGFGAKPPAPEWGYMLNEGRACIQSAPWMMIFPGLAIFIVVVVFNMLGDSLRDILDPKDE; from the coding sequence ATGAAAAAGAAGAATTTTTTTGCACAGTATAAGCAGTTTACCTTTTTTCTTATTCTGGCTGTTGTGATCATTCTGATTGCAGTATTTGCCCCGGTTGTGAGCGGGGGTGTGGATCCGCTGAAAGGAAGCCTGGATGAAGCCCTTCTGGCTCCGAGCAAGGCACATATCTTCGGAACCGATAAGATGGGACGTGATATCTTTGCCCGTGTGATCTACGGAGCGAGAGCGTCTCTGACAGCAACGTTCGGCGTAGTTGCACTGATTTTCTTTATCGGAACCACACTTGGCGTGATCGCCGGATATTTTGGCGGTATCGTGGACAGCATTATCATGCGAATCGCTGATATGATGCTGTCTTTCCCGGGTCTGGTTCTGGCACTTGCAGTAGCCGGTATCATGGGAGCAAGCATGAAAAATGCAATTGTAGCCGTTGTCGTAGTAAACTGGACAAAATACGCCCGTCTCGGACGAAGCCTGGTTCTGAAGATCCGTCACTGTGACTATGTGGAAGCAGCGATCGTAACCGGTTCGAAAACACCGTATATGATCTTACGTTATATGTTGCCGAATGCACTGCCTACACTGATCATCACGGCAGCTACCGATATCGGTGGTATGATGCTGGAACTGGCAGCTATGTCCTTCCTGGGATTCGGAGCAAAACCTCCGGCACCGGAATGGGGCTATATGTTAAACGAAGGAAGAGCATGTATTCAGTCTGCGCCATGGATGATGATTTTCCCCGGTCTGGCAATTTTTATTGTAGTTGTAGTTTTTAATATGCTGGGAGATTCTCTCCGGGATATTCTGGATCCGAAAGACGAGTAA
- the nikB gene encoding nickel ABC transporter permease, with product MNKKQILMRLLQIIVVLFGISFITFGLTYMSPGDPVRNMYSANGVMPTEEMVEQTREEMGLNDPFFVQYGRWLGNCLQGDFGKSYSLNKPVTELLAERLWPTLKLTLMAMLLMLVLSIPLGMASALKKDTWIDYLVRGITFIGCAMPNFWVGLLLMMAFCVYFQIFPVISSAGDFKSLFLPALTLAIAMTSKYTRQVRTAVLDELSQDYVIGAQARGVKWSRIVWFNVFPNSLLPLITMFGLSIGSLLGGTAVVEVIFSYPGLGNLAVSAITSSDYNLIQGYVLWLALIYMVINLIVDASYVYIDPRMRLKE from the coding sequence TTGAATAAGAAGCAAATACTCATGCGTCTGCTGCAGATCATCGTGGTACTGTTCGGTATCAGTTTTATTACATTCGGTCTGACATATATGTCACCGGGAGACCCGGTGCGAAACATGTATTCCGCCAACGGTGTAATGCCGACCGAGGAGATGGTAGAGCAGACAAGAGAAGAGATGGGATTAAATGATCCGTTTTTTGTACAGTATGGAAGATGGCTTGGCAACTGTCTGCAGGGAGATTTCGGGAAATCCTATTCCCTGAACAAACCGGTAACAGAACTTCTGGCAGAGAGACTGTGGCCGACCTTAAAACTGACACTGATGGCGATGCTGCTGATGCTGGTACTTTCTATTCCCCTCGGTATGGCATCTGCTTTGAAAAAAGATACCTGGATCGATTATCTGGTACGGGGGATCACGTTTATCGGCTGTGCGATGCCGAACTTCTGGGTGGGACTTCTTTTAATGATGGCGTTTTGTGTCTATTTCCAGATTTTTCCGGTAATCAGTTCTGCGGGAGACTTTAAGAGTCTGTTCCTTCCGGCACTGACACTGGCGATCGCGATGACATCCAAATACACCCGTCAGGTGCGTACCGCAGTTCTTGATGAGCTGAGCCAGGATTATGTGATCGGCGCCCAGGCGAGAGGAGTAAAATGGTCCAGAATCGTCTGGTTCAATGTATTCCCGAACTCTCTGCTTCCTCTGATCACCATGTTCGGTCTGTCCATCGGATCTCTGCTTGGTGGTACGGCAGTAGTAGAAGTTATTTTTTCCTATCCGGGTCTTGGAAACCTTGCAGTGTCTGCGATCACTTCCAGCGATTATAACCTGATTCAGGGGTATGTACTGTGGCTGGCGCTGATTTATATGGTGATCAACCTGATCGTGGATGCTTCTTATGTATATATTGACCCGAGAATGAGATTAAAGGAGTAA